A region from the Geotrypetes seraphini chromosome 10, aGeoSer1.1, whole genome shotgun sequence genome encodes:
- the LOC117367386 gene encoding uncharacterized protein ZSWIM9-like isoform X3: MLRQIQVFCKWGEEGAGMEELGLGQEFHTWRQFSTFFDNWSEKHKVLFIIASLKPLTSFRQNPVDYITNLPKTLRFRFVRLICKHSGTYVGQSTVRRNQQREKIDCLASITLRLGPKKDRLVVIEAKLEHNHKLSEVEFSRYFKRQQLEASLGLPIRITNSISKRFLAPEVVWNLEYYSKAKDQGMCELLREFDGLFKSDPGAKVKLVFQEDVAVLNSIFLSTSHMRNLVQRFPRLLYMDKVCCVAEDFELYTVLCQDANGRGRECAHCVARKGTPDLVVFIMASLVQSVPAIKFKVKCVTVGSSITDVDCVEEVLPCSRVQICRTQVLESLYRKAEHLGIPKLDKIKNVLHSMAYANSPKNYNQHLSDLEDVCPLNFLQYFLETWHENKGTWVECWGFERKRECAFLDHVNCHIQKLNSTLLWPLTLPTCIRGLFELQALKVELSYWNGEKVSTLYHSVCSPESARLIEEEMNLAKHGIYDLKEKEEGFLLEGGICSFVVDRDVTSCTCSIYTSRLLPCRHLFSVRLWTGKPLFDAGLIDIESCSKSSDSPASS, encoded by the exons ATGCTCAGGCAGATACAGGTATTTTGTAAATGGGGCGAG GAAGGGGCAGGCATGGAGGAGCTGGGCCTGGGGCAAGAGTTCCACACCTGGCGGCAGTTCAGTACCTTCTTTGATAACTGGAGTGAGAAACACAAAGTGCTGTTCATCATTGCCAGCCTGAAGCCCCTCACGTCCTTCCGGCAGAACCCCGTGGACTACATCACCAACCTCCCAAAAACCCTCCGCTTCCGCTTTGTGCGGCTGATCTGTAAACATAGTGGCACGTATGTGGGACAGAGTACAGTCCGCAGGAACCAGCA GCGTGAGAAGATTGACTGTCTGGCTTCAATCACTCTACGGCTCGGCCCCAAGAAGGACCGCCTGGTAGTCATCGAGGCAAAACTGGAGCACAACCACAAGCTGTCGGAGGTTGAGTTCTCACGTTACTTCAAGAGGCAACAGCTGGAGGCCAGCCTTGGTCTTCCCATTCGCATCACCAATAGCATCTCCAAGCGTTTTCTGGCGCCCGAAGTGGTTTGGAACCTGGAATACTACAGCAAGGCTAAGGACCAGGGCATGTGTGAGCTGCTTCGGGAATTCGACGGCCTCTTCAAGAGCGACCCTGGAGCCAAGGTCAAGCTGGTGTTCCAGGAGGATGTGGCAGTCCTCAACAGCATCTTCCTGTCTACTTCACACATGAGAAACCTGGTCCAACGCTTTCCTAGGCTCCTATACATGGACAAGGTATGCTGTGTCGCTGAAGACTTTGAACTGTACACCGTACTATGTCAAGATGCAAATGGCCGAGGACGGGAATGTGCCCATTGTGTGGCCAGGAAAGGAACACCGGACTTGGTTGTCTTCATTATGGCCTCGTTGGTCCAAAGCGTCCCTGCCATCAAATTCAAAGTCAAGTGCGTCACCGTGGGATCCAGCATCACCGACGTAGACTGTGTGGAGGAGGTTCTACCATGCAGCCGAGTGCAGATCTGTAGGACCCAAGTTCTCGAGTCTCTCTACAGGAAAGCAGAACATCTTGGCATACCAAAACTTGACAAAATCAAGAACGTTTTGCACAGTATGGCCTATGCAAATTCCCCAAAGAACTACAATCAGCACCTGAGTGATCTAGAGGACGTGTGTCCACTGAACTTCCTCCAGTACTTCCTGGAAACCTGGCATGAAAACAAAGGTACATGGGTGGAGTGCTGGGGATTCGAGAGGAAAAGGGAGTGCGCGTTTTTGGACCATGTTAATTGCCACATCCAGAAGCTAAATTCCACCCTGCTTTGGCCCTTGACCCTTCCTACATGTATACGTGGCTTGTTTGAACTCCAAGCGTTGAAGGTGGAGTTGTCTTATTGGAATGGAGAAAAGGTATCTACATTGTATCATTCGGTTTGCTCTCCTGAGTCGGCCAGGCTCATCGAGGAAGAGATGAATCTCGCCAAGCACGGGATTTATGACCtgaaggagaaggaagaaggtTTTTTGCTGGAAGGTGGCATTTGCTCTTTCGTAGTCGACCGCGATGTGACTTCATGTACTTGCTCTATCTATACATCTAGACTGTTGCCTTGCCGGCACTTGTTCTCCGTGCGCCTCTGGACTGGGAAGCCTCTCTTTGACGCTGGCTTGATAGATATTGAATCTTGCTCAAAGAGCTCGGACAGCCCAGCCAGTTCCTAA
- the LOC117367386 gene encoding uncharacterized protein ZSWIM9-like isoform X5, protein MLRQIQEGAGMEELGLGQEFHTWRQFSTFFDNWSEKHKVLFIIASLKPLTSFRQNPVDYITNLPKTLRFRFVRLICKHSGTYVGQSTVRRNQQREKIDCLASITLRLGPKKDRLVVIEAKLEHNHKLSEVEFSRYFKRQQLEASLGLPIRITNSISKRFLAPEVVWNLEYYSKAKDQGMCELLREFDGLFKSDPGAKVKLVFQEDVAVLNSIFLSTSHMRNLVQRFPRLLYMDKVCCVAEDFELYTVLCQDANGRGRECAHCVARKGTPDLVVFIMASLVQSVPAIKFKVKCVTVGSSITDVDCVEEVLPCSRVQICRTQVLESLYRKAEHLGIPKLDKIKNVLHSMAYANSPKNYNQHLSDLEDVCPLNFLQYFLETWHENKGTWVECWGFERKRECAFLDHVNCHIQKLNSTLLWPLTLPTCIRGLFELQALKVELSYWNGEKVSTLYHSVCSPESARLIEEEMNLAKHGIYDLKEKEEGFLLEGGICSFVVDRDVTSCTCSIYTSRLLPCRHLFSVRLWTGKPLFDAGLIDIESCSKSSDSPASS, encoded by the exons ATGCTCAGGCAGATACAG GAAGGGGCAGGCATGGAGGAGCTGGGCCTGGGGCAAGAGTTCCACACCTGGCGGCAGTTCAGTACCTTCTTTGATAACTGGAGTGAGAAACACAAAGTGCTGTTCATCATTGCCAGCCTGAAGCCCCTCACGTCCTTCCGGCAGAACCCCGTGGACTACATCACCAACCTCCCAAAAACCCTCCGCTTCCGCTTTGTGCGGCTGATCTGTAAACATAGTGGCACGTATGTGGGACAGAGTACAGTCCGCAGGAACCAGCA GCGTGAGAAGATTGACTGTCTGGCTTCAATCACTCTACGGCTCGGCCCCAAGAAGGACCGCCTGGTAGTCATCGAGGCAAAACTGGAGCACAACCACAAGCTGTCGGAGGTTGAGTTCTCACGTTACTTCAAGAGGCAACAGCTGGAGGCCAGCCTTGGTCTTCCCATTCGCATCACCAATAGCATCTCCAAGCGTTTTCTGGCGCCCGAAGTGGTTTGGAACCTGGAATACTACAGCAAGGCTAAGGACCAGGGCATGTGTGAGCTGCTTCGGGAATTCGACGGCCTCTTCAAGAGCGACCCTGGAGCCAAGGTCAAGCTGGTGTTCCAGGAGGATGTGGCAGTCCTCAACAGCATCTTCCTGTCTACTTCACACATGAGAAACCTGGTCCAACGCTTTCCTAGGCTCCTATACATGGACAAGGTATGCTGTGTCGCTGAAGACTTTGAACTGTACACCGTACTATGTCAAGATGCAAATGGCCGAGGACGGGAATGTGCCCATTGTGTGGCCAGGAAAGGAACACCGGACTTGGTTGTCTTCATTATGGCCTCGTTGGTCCAAAGCGTCCCTGCCATCAAATTCAAAGTCAAGTGCGTCACCGTGGGATCCAGCATCACCGACGTAGACTGTGTGGAGGAGGTTCTACCATGCAGCCGAGTGCAGATCTGTAGGACCCAAGTTCTCGAGTCTCTCTACAGGAAAGCAGAACATCTTGGCATACCAAAACTTGACAAAATCAAGAACGTTTTGCACAGTATGGCCTATGCAAATTCCCCAAAGAACTACAATCAGCACCTGAGTGATCTAGAGGACGTGTGTCCACTGAACTTCCTCCAGTACTTCCTGGAAACCTGGCATGAAAACAAAGGTACATGGGTGGAGTGCTGGGGATTCGAGAGGAAAAGGGAGTGCGCGTTTTTGGACCATGTTAATTGCCACATCCAGAAGCTAAATTCCACCCTGCTTTGGCCCTTGACCCTTCCTACATGTATACGTGGCTTGTTTGAACTCCAAGCGTTGAAGGTGGAGTTGTCTTATTGGAATGGAGAAAAGGTATCTACATTGTATCATTCGGTTTGCTCTCCTGAGTCGGCCAGGCTCATCGAGGAAGAGATGAATCTCGCCAAGCACGGGATTTATGACCtgaaggagaaggaagaaggtTTTTTGCTGGAAGGTGGCATTTGCTCTTTCGTAGTCGACCGCGATGTGACTTCATGTACTTGCTCTATCTATACATCTAGACTGTTGCCTTGCCGGCACTTGTTCTCCGTGCGCCTCTGGACTGGGAAGCCTCTCTTTGACGCTGGCTTGATAGATATTGAATCTTGCTCAAAGAGCTCGGACAGCCCAGCCAGTTCCTAA
- the LOC117367386 gene encoding uncharacterized protein ZSWIM9-like isoform X2: protein MELEGGQQVLFSFALGVQEGAGMEELGLGQEFHTWRQFSTFFDNWSEKHKVLFIIASLKPLTSFRQNPVDYITNLPKTLRFRFVRLICKHSGTYVGQSTVRRNQQREKIDCLASITLRLGPKKDRLVVIEAKLEHNHKLSEVEFSRYFKRQQLEASLGLPIRITNSISKRFLAPEVVWNLEYYSKAKDQGMCELLREFDGLFKSDPGAKVKLVFQEDVAVLNSIFLSTSHMRNLVQRFPRLLYMDKVCCVAEDFELYTVLCQDANGRGRECAHCVARKGTPDLVVFIMASLVQSVPAIKFKVKCVTVGSSITDVDCVEEVLPCSRVQICRTQVLESLYRKAEHLGIPKLDKIKNVLHSMAYANSPKNYNQHLSDLEDVCPLNFLQYFLETWHENKGTWVECWGFERKRECAFLDHVNCHIQKLNSTLLWPLTLPTCIRGLFELQALKVELSYWNGEKVSTLYHSVCSPESARLIEEEMNLAKHGIYDLKEKEEGFLLEGGICSFVVDRDVTSCTCSIYTSRLLPCRHLFSVRLWTGKPLFDAGLIDIESCSKSSDSPASS from the exons ATGGAGTTGGAGGGGGGGCAGCAAGTGCTCTTCTCTTTTGCTTTGGGGGTGCAG GAAGGGGCAGGCATGGAGGAGCTGGGCCTGGGGCAAGAGTTCCACACCTGGCGGCAGTTCAGTACCTTCTTTGATAACTGGAGTGAGAAACACAAAGTGCTGTTCATCATTGCCAGCCTGAAGCCCCTCACGTCCTTCCGGCAGAACCCCGTGGACTACATCACCAACCTCCCAAAAACCCTCCGCTTCCGCTTTGTGCGGCTGATCTGTAAACATAGTGGCACGTATGTGGGACAGAGTACAGTCCGCAGGAACCAGCA GCGTGAGAAGATTGACTGTCTGGCTTCAATCACTCTACGGCTCGGCCCCAAGAAGGACCGCCTGGTAGTCATCGAGGCAAAACTGGAGCACAACCACAAGCTGTCGGAGGTTGAGTTCTCACGTTACTTCAAGAGGCAACAGCTGGAGGCCAGCCTTGGTCTTCCCATTCGCATCACCAATAGCATCTCCAAGCGTTTTCTGGCGCCCGAAGTGGTTTGGAACCTGGAATACTACAGCAAGGCTAAGGACCAGGGCATGTGTGAGCTGCTTCGGGAATTCGACGGCCTCTTCAAGAGCGACCCTGGAGCCAAGGTCAAGCTGGTGTTCCAGGAGGATGTGGCAGTCCTCAACAGCATCTTCCTGTCTACTTCACACATGAGAAACCTGGTCCAACGCTTTCCTAGGCTCCTATACATGGACAAGGTATGCTGTGTCGCTGAAGACTTTGAACTGTACACCGTACTATGTCAAGATGCAAATGGCCGAGGACGGGAATGTGCCCATTGTGTGGCCAGGAAAGGAACACCGGACTTGGTTGTCTTCATTATGGCCTCGTTGGTCCAAAGCGTCCCTGCCATCAAATTCAAAGTCAAGTGCGTCACCGTGGGATCCAGCATCACCGACGTAGACTGTGTGGAGGAGGTTCTACCATGCAGCCGAGTGCAGATCTGTAGGACCCAAGTTCTCGAGTCTCTCTACAGGAAAGCAGAACATCTTGGCATACCAAAACTTGACAAAATCAAGAACGTTTTGCACAGTATGGCCTATGCAAATTCCCCAAAGAACTACAATCAGCACCTGAGTGATCTAGAGGACGTGTGTCCACTGAACTTCCTCCAGTACTTCCTGGAAACCTGGCATGAAAACAAAGGTACATGGGTGGAGTGCTGGGGATTCGAGAGGAAAAGGGAGTGCGCGTTTTTGGACCATGTTAATTGCCACATCCAGAAGCTAAATTCCACCCTGCTTTGGCCCTTGACCCTTCCTACATGTATACGTGGCTTGTTTGAACTCCAAGCGTTGAAGGTGGAGTTGTCTTATTGGAATGGAGAAAAGGTATCTACATTGTATCATTCGGTTTGCTCTCCTGAGTCGGCCAGGCTCATCGAGGAAGAGATGAATCTCGCCAAGCACGGGATTTATGACCtgaaggagaaggaagaaggtTTTTTGCTGGAAGGTGGCATTTGCTCTTTCGTAGTCGACCGCGATGTGACTTCATGTACTTGCTCTATCTATACATCTAGACTGTTGCCTTGCCGGCACTTGTTCTCCGTGCGCCTCTGGACTGGGAAGCCTCTCTTTGACGCTGGCTTGATAGATATTGAATCTTGCTCAAAGAGCTCGGACAGCCCAGCCAGTTCCTAA
- the LOC117367386 gene encoding uncharacterized protein ZSWIM9-like isoform X1: MPTCHCSSGEGAGMEELGLGQEFHTWRQFSTFFDNWSEKHKVLFIIASLKPLTSFRQNPVDYITNLPKTLRFRFVRLICKHSGTYVGQSTVRRNQQREKIDCLASITLRLGPKKDRLVVIEAKLEHNHKLSEVEFSRYFKRQQLEASLGLPIRITNSISKRFLAPEVVWNLEYYSKAKDQGMCELLREFDGLFKSDPGAKVKLVFQEDVAVLNSIFLSTSHMRNLVQRFPRLLYMDKVCCVAEDFELYTVLCQDANGRGRECAHCVARKGTPDLVVFIMASLVQSVPAIKFKVKCVTVGSSITDVDCVEEVLPCSRVQICRTQVLESLYRKAEHLGIPKLDKIKNVLHSMAYANSPKNYNQHLSDLEDVCPLNFLQYFLETWHENKGTWVECWGFERKRECAFLDHVNCHIQKLNSTLLWPLTLPTCIRGLFELQALKVELSYWNGEKVSTLYHSVCSPESARLIEEEMNLAKHGIYDLKEKEEGFLLEGGICSFVVDRDVTSCTCSIYTSRLLPCRHLFSVRLWTGKPLFDAGLIDIESCSKSSDSPASS, encoded by the exons ATGCCAACCTGTCATTGCAGTTCAGGG GAAGGGGCAGGCATGGAGGAGCTGGGCCTGGGGCAAGAGTTCCACACCTGGCGGCAGTTCAGTACCTTCTTTGATAACTGGAGTGAGAAACACAAAGTGCTGTTCATCATTGCCAGCCTGAAGCCCCTCACGTCCTTCCGGCAGAACCCCGTGGACTACATCACCAACCTCCCAAAAACCCTCCGCTTCCGCTTTGTGCGGCTGATCTGTAAACATAGTGGCACGTATGTGGGACAGAGTACAGTCCGCAGGAACCAGCA GCGTGAGAAGATTGACTGTCTGGCTTCAATCACTCTACGGCTCGGCCCCAAGAAGGACCGCCTGGTAGTCATCGAGGCAAAACTGGAGCACAACCACAAGCTGTCGGAGGTTGAGTTCTCACGTTACTTCAAGAGGCAACAGCTGGAGGCCAGCCTTGGTCTTCCCATTCGCATCACCAATAGCATCTCCAAGCGTTTTCTGGCGCCCGAAGTGGTTTGGAACCTGGAATACTACAGCAAGGCTAAGGACCAGGGCATGTGTGAGCTGCTTCGGGAATTCGACGGCCTCTTCAAGAGCGACCCTGGAGCCAAGGTCAAGCTGGTGTTCCAGGAGGATGTGGCAGTCCTCAACAGCATCTTCCTGTCTACTTCACACATGAGAAACCTGGTCCAACGCTTTCCTAGGCTCCTATACATGGACAAGGTATGCTGTGTCGCTGAAGACTTTGAACTGTACACCGTACTATGTCAAGATGCAAATGGCCGAGGACGGGAATGTGCCCATTGTGTGGCCAGGAAAGGAACACCGGACTTGGTTGTCTTCATTATGGCCTCGTTGGTCCAAAGCGTCCCTGCCATCAAATTCAAAGTCAAGTGCGTCACCGTGGGATCCAGCATCACCGACGTAGACTGTGTGGAGGAGGTTCTACCATGCAGCCGAGTGCAGATCTGTAGGACCCAAGTTCTCGAGTCTCTCTACAGGAAAGCAGAACATCTTGGCATACCAAAACTTGACAAAATCAAGAACGTTTTGCACAGTATGGCCTATGCAAATTCCCCAAAGAACTACAATCAGCACCTGAGTGATCTAGAGGACGTGTGTCCACTGAACTTCCTCCAGTACTTCCTGGAAACCTGGCATGAAAACAAAGGTACATGGGTGGAGTGCTGGGGATTCGAGAGGAAAAGGGAGTGCGCGTTTTTGGACCATGTTAATTGCCACATCCAGAAGCTAAATTCCACCCTGCTTTGGCCCTTGACCCTTCCTACATGTATACGTGGCTTGTTTGAACTCCAAGCGTTGAAGGTGGAGTTGTCTTATTGGAATGGAGAAAAGGTATCTACATTGTATCATTCGGTTTGCTCTCCTGAGTCGGCCAGGCTCATCGAGGAAGAGATGAATCTCGCCAAGCACGGGATTTATGACCtgaaggagaaggaagaaggtTTTTTGCTGGAAGGTGGCATTTGCTCTTTCGTAGTCGACCGCGATGTGACTTCATGTACTTGCTCTATCTATACATCTAGACTGTTGCCTTGCCGGCACTTGTTCTCCGTGCGCCTCTGGACTGGGAAGCCTCTCTTTGACGCTGGCTTGATAGATATTGAATCTTGCTCAAAGAGCTCGGACAGCCCAGCCAGTTCCTAA
- the LOC117367386 gene encoding uncharacterized protein ZSWIM9-like isoform X4, which yields MDYTGKEGAGMEELGLGQEFHTWRQFSTFFDNWSEKHKVLFIIASLKPLTSFRQNPVDYITNLPKTLRFRFVRLICKHSGTYVGQSTVRRNQQREKIDCLASITLRLGPKKDRLVVIEAKLEHNHKLSEVEFSRYFKRQQLEASLGLPIRITNSISKRFLAPEVVWNLEYYSKAKDQGMCELLREFDGLFKSDPGAKVKLVFQEDVAVLNSIFLSTSHMRNLVQRFPRLLYMDKVCCVAEDFELYTVLCQDANGRGRECAHCVARKGTPDLVVFIMASLVQSVPAIKFKVKCVTVGSSITDVDCVEEVLPCSRVQICRTQVLESLYRKAEHLGIPKLDKIKNVLHSMAYANSPKNYNQHLSDLEDVCPLNFLQYFLETWHENKGTWVECWGFERKRECAFLDHVNCHIQKLNSTLLWPLTLPTCIRGLFELQALKVELSYWNGEKVSTLYHSVCSPESARLIEEEMNLAKHGIYDLKEKEEGFLLEGGICSFVVDRDVTSCTCSIYTSRLLPCRHLFSVRLWTGKPLFDAGLIDIESCSKSSDSPASS from the exons ATGGACTACACCGGAAAA GAAGGGGCAGGCATGGAGGAGCTGGGCCTGGGGCAAGAGTTCCACACCTGGCGGCAGTTCAGTACCTTCTTTGATAACTGGAGTGAGAAACACAAAGTGCTGTTCATCATTGCCAGCCTGAAGCCCCTCACGTCCTTCCGGCAGAACCCCGTGGACTACATCACCAACCTCCCAAAAACCCTCCGCTTCCGCTTTGTGCGGCTGATCTGTAAACATAGTGGCACGTATGTGGGACAGAGTACAGTCCGCAGGAACCAGCA GCGTGAGAAGATTGACTGTCTGGCTTCAATCACTCTACGGCTCGGCCCCAAGAAGGACCGCCTGGTAGTCATCGAGGCAAAACTGGAGCACAACCACAAGCTGTCGGAGGTTGAGTTCTCACGTTACTTCAAGAGGCAACAGCTGGAGGCCAGCCTTGGTCTTCCCATTCGCATCACCAATAGCATCTCCAAGCGTTTTCTGGCGCCCGAAGTGGTTTGGAACCTGGAATACTACAGCAAGGCTAAGGACCAGGGCATGTGTGAGCTGCTTCGGGAATTCGACGGCCTCTTCAAGAGCGACCCTGGAGCCAAGGTCAAGCTGGTGTTCCAGGAGGATGTGGCAGTCCTCAACAGCATCTTCCTGTCTACTTCACACATGAGAAACCTGGTCCAACGCTTTCCTAGGCTCCTATACATGGACAAGGTATGCTGTGTCGCTGAAGACTTTGAACTGTACACCGTACTATGTCAAGATGCAAATGGCCGAGGACGGGAATGTGCCCATTGTGTGGCCAGGAAAGGAACACCGGACTTGGTTGTCTTCATTATGGCCTCGTTGGTCCAAAGCGTCCCTGCCATCAAATTCAAAGTCAAGTGCGTCACCGTGGGATCCAGCATCACCGACGTAGACTGTGTGGAGGAGGTTCTACCATGCAGCCGAGTGCAGATCTGTAGGACCCAAGTTCTCGAGTCTCTCTACAGGAAAGCAGAACATCTTGGCATACCAAAACTTGACAAAATCAAGAACGTTTTGCACAGTATGGCCTATGCAAATTCCCCAAAGAACTACAATCAGCACCTGAGTGATCTAGAGGACGTGTGTCCACTGAACTTCCTCCAGTACTTCCTGGAAACCTGGCATGAAAACAAAGGTACATGGGTGGAGTGCTGGGGATTCGAGAGGAAAAGGGAGTGCGCGTTTTTGGACCATGTTAATTGCCACATCCAGAAGCTAAATTCCACCCTGCTTTGGCCCTTGACCCTTCCTACATGTATACGTGGCTTGTTTGAACTCCAAGCGTTGAAGGTGGAGTTGTCTTATTGGAATGGAGAAAAGGTATCTACATTGTATCATTCGGTTTGCTCTCCTGAGTCGGCCAGGCTCATCGAGGAAGAGATGAATCTCGCCAAGCACGGGATTTATGACCtgaaggagaaggaagaaggtTTTTTGCTGGAAGGTGGCATTTGCTCTTTCGTAGTCGACCGCGATGTGACTTCATGTACTTGCTCTATCTATACATCTAGACTGTTGCCTTGCCGGCACTTGTTCTCCGTGCGCCTCTGGACTGGGAAGCCTCTCTTTGACGCTGGCTTGATAGATATTGAATCTTGCTCAAAGAGCTCGGACAGCCCAGCCAGTTCCTAA
- the LOC117367386 gene encoding uncharacterized protein ZSWIM9-like isoform X6 — MEELGLGQEFHTWRQFSTFFDNWSEKHKVLFIIASLKPLTSFRQNPVDYITNLPKTLRFRFVRLICKHSGTYVGQSTVRRNQQREKIDCLASITLRLGPKKDRLVVIEAKLEHNHKLSEVEFSRYFKRQQLEASLGLPIRITNSISKRFLAPEVVWNLEYYSKAKDQGMCELLREFDGLFKSDPGAKVKLVFQEDVAVLNSIFLSTSHMRNLVQRFPRLLYMDKVCCVAEDFELYTVLCQDANGRGRECAHCVARKGTPDLVVFIMASLVQSVPAIKFKVKCVTVGSSITDVDCVEEVLPCSRVQICRTQVLESLYRKAEHLGIPKLDKIKNVLHSMAYANSPKNYNQHLSDLEDVCPLNFLQYFLETWHENKGTWVECWGFERKRECAFLDHVNCHIQKLNSTLLWPLTLPTCIRGLFELQALKVELSYWNGEKVSTLYHSVCSPESARLIEEEMNLAKHGIYDLKEKEEGFLLEGGICSFVVDRDVTSCTCSIYTSRLLPCRHLFSVRLWTGKPLFDAGLIDIESCSKSSDSPASS, encoded by the exons ATGGAGGAGCTGGGCCTGGGGCAAGAGTTCCACACCTGGCGGCAGTTCAGTACCTTCTTTGATAACTGGAGTGAGAAACACAAAGTGCTGTTCATCATTGCCAGCCTGAAGCCCCTCACGTCCTTCCGGCAGAACCCCGTGGACTACATCACCAACCTCCCAAAAACCCTCCGCTTCCGCTTTGTGCGGCTGATCTGTAAACATAGTGGCACGTATGTGGGACAGAGTACAGTCCGCAGGAACCAGCA GCGTGAGAAGATTGACTGTCTGGCTTCAATCACTCTACGGCTCGGCCCCAAGAAGGACCGCCTGGTAGTCATCGAGGCAAAACTGGAGCACAACCACAAGCTGTCGGAGGTTGAGTTCTCACGTTACTTCAAGAGGCAACAGCTGGAGGCCAGCCTTGGTCTTCCCATTCGCATCACCAATAGCATCTCCAAGCGTTTTCTGGCGCCCGAAGTGGTTTGGAACCTGGAATACTACAGCAAGGCTAAGGACCAGGGCATGTGTGAGCTGCTTCGGGAATTCGACGGCCTCTTCAAGAGCGACCCTGGAGCCAAGGTCAAGCTGGTGTTCCAGGAGGATGTGGCAGTCCTCAACAGCATCTTCCTGTCTACTTCACACATGAGAAACCTGGTCCAACGCTTTCCTAGGCTCCTATACATGGACAAGGTATGCTGTGTCGCTGAAGACTTTGAACTGTACACCGTACTATGTCAAGATGCAAATGGCCGAGGACGGGAATGTGCCCATTGTGTGGCCAGGAAAGGAACACCGGACTTGGTTGTCTTCATTATGGCCTCGTTGGTCCAAAGCGTCCCTGCCATCAAATTCAAAGTCAAGTGCGTCACCGTGGGATCCAGCATCACCGACGTAGACTGTGTGGAGGAGGTTCTACCATGCAGCCGAGTGCAGATCTGTAGGACCCAAGTTCTCGAGTCTCTCTACAGGAAAGCAGAACATCTTGGCATACCAAAACTTGACAAAATCAAGAACGTTTTGCACAGTATGGCCTATGCAAATTCCCCAAAGAACTACAATCAGCACCTGAGTGATCTAGAGGACGTGTGTCCACTGAACTTCCTCCAGTACTTCCTGGAAACCTGGCATGAAAACAAAGGTACATGGGTGGAGTGCTGGGGATTCGAGAGGAAAAGGGAGTGCGCGTTTTTGGACCATGTTAATTGCCACATCCAGAAGCTAAATTCCACCCTGCTTTGGCCCTTGACCCTTCCTACATGTATACGTGGCTTGTTTGAACTCCAAGCGTTGAAGGTGGAGTTGTCTTATTGGAATGGAGAAAAGGTATCTACATTGTATCATTCGGTTTGCTCTCCTGAGTCGGCCAGGCTCATCGAGGAAGAGATGAATCTCGCCAAGCACGGGATTTATGACCtgaaggagaaggaagaaggtTTTTTGCTGGAAGGTGGCATTTGCTCTTTCGTAGTCGACCGCGATGTGACTTCATGTACTTGCTCTATCTATACATCTAGACTGTTGCCTTGCCGGCACTTGTTCTCCGTGCGCCTCTGGACTGGGAAGCCTCTCTTTGACGCTGGCTTGATAGATATTGAATCTTGCTCAAAGAGCTCGGACAGCCCAGCCAGTTCCTAA